One window from the genome of Paramisgurnus dabryanus chromosome 24, PD_genome_1.1, whole genome shotgun sequence encodes:
- the LOC135727706 gene encoding interferon-induced protein 44-like isoform X1 has translation MTSYYKGKSKNLKFRGVTMTTQNYNLPEEKKKQLCALLGDVDLTLLYKASVHGYNAAAFHQHCDSQGPTLLVAYNNSGYIFGGYTSKDYTQSGQYVTDEDAFLFYYQGQIPVCIKINSGYNARIDDSGWPTFGQQLHFCYNNQPTLYNQGGNAFTINTALMYGNNTNLTECEVFKIEKMSQASAEEKPWRNIAWKDERREELVKSLKNYKPLVSSVNQARILMIGPVGAGKSSFFNSINSIFTGYVTNKAIAGSTSTSLTTQFRTYPLKDGREGKPLPFVLCDTMGLEEQTGAGLDIEDISSILRGHIPDRYKFNPMAPFEPDEQKSSKPASLEQKIHCVVFVIDATKISLMSSKLEEKLAAIRKKVISLGIAQIVLMTKVDEACPLVEEDLQNVYVSSYIKSKVQEVSSRLGVPVSCVLPVKNYSQELELNLNCDLLLLTAVQQMLRSADDYLDDISPME, from the exons ATGACCAGCTATTATAAAGGAAA ATCAAAGAATTTGAAATTCAGAGGCGTTACCATGACTAcccaaaattataatttaccaGAGGAGAAGAAAAAGCAGCTCTGTGCGTTACTGGGTGATGTGGATCTGACTCTTCTCTACAAAGCATCTGTTCATGGATATAATGCTGCTGCTTTTCACCAGCACTGTGACAGTCAGGGTCCAACTTTACTCGTGGCTTACAACAACTCAGGCTACATCTTTGGTGGATATACGAGTAAAGATTATACTCAGAGCGGGCAGTATGTTACTGATGAAGATGCTTTCCTGTTCTACTATCAAGGCCAAATCCCTGTTTGCATCAAAATTAACAGTGGATATAATGCACGTATCGATGACTCCGGATGGCCCACCTTTGGTCAACAGTTGCACTTTTGCTATAACAACCAACCAACCCTGTATAACCAAGGGGGCAATGCATTCACAATTAATACTGCCTTAATGTATGGGAACAACACTAACCTGACTGAATGCGAGGTGTTTAAAATTGAGAAGA TGTCTCAGGCCAGTGCTGAAGAGAAACCATGGAGGAACATTGCATGGAAGGATGA ACGAAGAGAAGAGCTTGTGAAATCATTAAAGAACTATAAACCCCTGGTGTCCTCTGTGAACCAGGCCCGAATCCTAATGATTGGTCCTGTAGGTGCTGGAAAGTCCAGTTTCTTCAACTCCATCAACTCCATCTTCACAGGTTATGTGACCAACAAAGCCATCGCAGGATCTACAAGCACCAGCCTCACCACACAG TTTCGCACATATCCACTGAAAGATGGGCGTGAGGGAAAGCCATTGCCATTTGTGTTGTGTGACACTATGGGACTGGAGGAGCAGACAGGTGCAGGTCTGGACATTGAGGACATCAGCAGCATTCTTCGAGGTCACATACCAGACCGATATAAA TTCAACCCCATGGCACCATTTGAACCCGATGAGCAAAAGTCCTCCAAACCTGCATCTTTAGAGCAGAAGATCCACTGTGTGGTGTTTGTGATCGACGCCACCAAAATCTCCCTCATGTCCAGCAAACTGGAGGAAAAACTTGCAGCCATACGCAAAAAAGTGATCTCGCTGG GTATTGCTCAGATCGTCTTGATGACTAAAGTAGATGAGGCGTGTCCTCTAGTGGAGGAGGATCTACAAAATGTTTATGTCAGTTCCTACATTAAGTCAAAG GTACAGGAGGTCAGCTCTCGACTGGGTGTTCCTGTGTCTTGTGTGTTACCTGTGAAGAACTACAGTCAGGAGCTTGAACTGAACCTCAACTGTGATCTCCTGCTCCTCACCGCTGTACAGCAAATGCTTCGGTCCGCAGACGACTATTTGGATGATATCAGTCCAATGGAGTAA
- the LOC135727706 gene encoding interferon-induced protein 44-like isoform X4, which produces MTTQNYNLPEEKKKQLCALLGDVDLTLLYKASVHGYNAAAFHQHCDSQGPTLLVAYNNSGYIFGGYTSKDYTQSGQYVTDEDAFLFYYQGQIPVCIKINSGYNARIDDSGWPTFGQQLHFCYNNQPTLYNQGGNAFTINTALMYGNNTNLTECEVFKIEKMSQASAEEKPWRNIAWKDERREELVKSLKNYKPLVSSVNQARILMIGPVGAGKSSFFNSINSIFTGYVTNKAIAGSTSTSLTTQFRTYPLKDGREGKPLPFVLCDTMGLEEQTGAGLDIEDISSILRGHIPDRYKFNPMAPFEPDEQKSSKPASLEQKIHCVVFVIDATKISLMSSKLEEKLAAIRKKVISLGIAQIVLMTKVDEACPLVEEDLQNVYVSSYIKSKVQEVSSRLGVPVSCVLPVKNYSQELELNLNCDLLLLTAVQQMLRSADDYLDDISPME; this is translated from the exons ATGACTAcccaaaattataatttaccaGAGGAGAAGAAAAAGCAGCTCTGTGCGTTACTGGGTGATGTGGATCTGACTCTTCTCTACAAAGCATCTGTTCATGGATATAATGCTGCTGCTTTTCACCAGCACTGTGACAGTCAGGGTCCAACTTTACTCGTGGCTTACAACAACTCAGGCTACATCTTTGGTGGATATACGAGTAAAGATTATACTCAGAGCGGGCAGTATGTTACTGATGAAGATGCTTTCCTGTTCTACTATCAAGGCCAAATCCCTGTTTGCATCAAAATTAACAGTGGATATAATGCACGTATCGATGACTCCGGATGGCCCACCTTTGGTCAACAGTTGCACTTTTGCTATAACAACCAACCAACCCTGTATAACCAAGGGGGCAATGCATTCACAATTAATACTGCCTTAATGTATGGGAACAACACTAACCTGACTGAATGCGAGGTGTTTAAAATTGAGAAGA TGTCTCAGGCCAGTGCTGAAGAGAAACCATGGAGGAACATTGCATGGAAGGATGA ACGAAGAGAAGAGCTTGTGAAATCATTAAAGAACTATAAACCCCTGGTGTCCTCTGTGAACCAGGCCCGAATCCTAATGATTGGTCCTGTAGGTGCTGGAAAGTCCAGTTTCTTCAACTCCATCAACTCCATCTTCACAGGTTATGTGACCAACAAAGCCATCGCAGGATCTACAAGCACCAGCCTCACCACACAG TTTCGCACATATCCACTGAAAGATGGGCGTGAGGGAAAGCCATTGCCATTTGTGTTGTGTGACACTATGGGACTGGAGGAGCAGACAGGTGCAGGTCTGGACATTGAGGACATCAGCAGCATTCTTCGAGGTCACATACCAGACCGATATAAA TTCAACCCCATGGCACCATTTGAACCCGATGAGCAAAAGTCCTCCAAACCTGCATCTTTAGAGCAGAAGATCCACTGTGTGGTGTTTGTGATCGACGCCACCAAAATCTCCCTCATGTCCAGCAAACTGGAGGAAAAACTTGCAGCCATACGCAAAAAAGTGATCTCGCTGG GTATTGCTCAGATCGTCTTGATGACTAAAGTAGATGAGGCGTGTCCTCTAGTGGAGGAGGATCTACAAAATGTTTATGTCAGTTCCTACATTAAGTCAAAG GTACAGGAGGTCAGCTCTCGACTGGGTGTTCCTGTGTCTTGTGTGTTACCTGTGAAGAACTACAGTCAGGAGCTTGAACTGAACCTCAACTGTGATCTCCTGCTCCTCACCGCTGTACAGCAAATGCTTCGGTCCGCAGACGACTATTTGGATGATATCAGTCCAATGGAGTAA